The Cronobacter sakazakii genome has a window encoding:
- the rclA gene encoding reactive chlorine resistance oxidoreductase RclA — MNKYQAVIIGFGKAGKTLAVTLAKAGWRVALIEQSNAMYGGTCINIGCIPTKTLVHDAQQHTDFVRAIQRKNEVVNFLRNKNFHNLADMPNIDVIDGQAEFINNHSLRVHRPEGNLEIHGEKIFINTGAQAVVPPIPGITTTPGVYDSTGLLNLKELPGHLGILGGGYIGVEFASMFANFGSKVTILEAASLFLPREDRDIADNIATILRDQGVDIILNAHVERISHHENQVQVHSEHAQLAVDALLIASGRQPATASLHPENAGIAVNERGAIVVDKRLHTTADNIWAMGDVTGGLQFTYISLDDYRIVRDELLGEGKRSTDDRKNVPYSVFMTPPLSRVGMTEEQARESGADIQVVTLPVAAIPRARVMNDTRGVLKAIVDNKTQRILGASLLCIDSHEMINIVKMVMDAGLPYSILRDQIFTHPSMSESLNDLFSLVK; from the coding sequence ATGAATAAATATCAGGCAGTTATTATTGGTTTTGGCAAGGCTGGAAAAACATTAGCCGTCACGCTGGCAAAAGCAGGTTGGCGTGTGGCTCTCATCGAACAATCAAATGCAATGTATGGCGGGACCTGTATTAATATCGGCTGTATCCCAACCAAAACATTGGTTCATGACGCACAGCAGCACACAGATTTTGTCCGTGCCATACAGCGTAAAAATGAAGTGGTTAATTTTTTACGTAATAAGAATTTTCATAATCTTGCGGATATGCCCAATATCGACGTGATCGACGGCCAGGCGGAGTTTATCAATAATCATAGCCTGCGTGTTCATCGGCCTGAGGGAAATTTGGAGATTCATGGCGAGAAAATTTTTATTAATACCGGTGCACAAGCCGTGGTTCCGCCAATTCCTGGAATTACCACCACGCCTGGTGTATATGACAGCACCGGATTACTTAATCTAAAAGAATTGCCTGGGCATTTAGGTATTTTGGGCGGCGGATATATTGGCGTTGAGTTCGCCTCTATGTTCGCTAATTTTGGCAGCAAAGTAACCATTTTAGAGGCAGCTTCGCTGTTTTTGCCTCGGGAAGATCGGGATATTGCTGATAATATCGCGACGATTTTACGCGATCAGGGCGTCGATATTATCCTCAATGCCCATGTGGAGCGAATCAGTCACCATGAAAATCAAGTGCAAGTGCATAGCGAGCACGCCCAACTGGCGGTGGATGCACTGTTAATAGCTTCCGGTCGTCAACCGGCTACCGCTTCGTTACATCCAGAAAATGCCGGTATCGCAGTAAACGAGCGCGGGGCAATTGTCGTTGACAAGCGATTACATACCACCGCAGACAATATTTGGGCGATGGGAGATGTTACCGGCGGGCTGCAATTTACTTACATATCACTGGATGATTACCGCATTGTACGTGATGAGTTACTGGGTGAAGGCAAACGTAGTACTGATGATCGGAAAAATGTGCCTTATTCCGTATTTATGACACCGCCCCTGTCCAGGGTTGGTATGACAGAAGAACAAGCCAGAGAGAGTGGTGCTGATATTCAGGTGGTGACATTGCCTGTAGCTGCAATTCCGCGCGCCAGAGTGATGAACGATACCCGTGGGGTATTAAAAGCGATTGTTGATAATAAAACCCAACGTATATTAGGGGCATCACTGCTGTGTATTGACTCCCACGAGATGATCAATATAGTGAAAATGGTGATGGATGCCGGGCTGCCTTATAGCATATTACGCGATCAGATATTTACTCATCCGTCGATGAGCGAATCACTCAATGATCTATTTTCATTAGTCAAATAA
- a CDS encoding IS5 family transposase, translating to MAKQKFKITNWPTYNKALINRGSITFWLDDEAIQAWYESATPSSRGRPQRYSDLAITTVLVIKRVFRLTLRAAQGFIDSIFTLMNVPLRCPDYTSVSKRAKSVNVSFKTPTRGEIAHLVIDSTGLKVFGEGEWKVKKHGQERRRIWRKLHLAVDSNTHEIICADLSLNNVTDSEAFPGLIRQTHRKIRAASADGAYDTRLCHDELRRKKISALIPPRKGAGYWPGEYADRNRAVANQRLTGSNARWKWTTDYNRRSIAETAMYRVKQLFGGSLTLRDYDGQVAEAMALVRALNKMTKAGMPESVRIA from the coding sequence GTGGCAAAGCAAAAGTTCAAAATCACCAACTGGCCCACCTACAATAAAGCCCTCATCAACCGTGGCTCCATAACTTTCTGGCTGGATGATGAAGCTATTCAGGCCTGGTATGAGTCGGCAACGCCTTCATCACGGGGAAGACCTCAGCGCTATTCTGATCTCGCCATCACCACCGTTCTGGTCATTAAACGCGTGTTCAGGTTGACCCTGCGGGCTGCACAGGGTTTTATTGATTCCATTTTTACACTGATGAATGTTCCGTTGCGCTGCCCGGATTACACCAGTGTCAGCAAGCGCGCAAAGTCGGTTAATGTCAGTTTCAAAACGCCCACCCGGGGTGAAATCGCGCATCTGGTGATTGATTCCACCGGGCTGAAGGTCTTTGGTGAAGGCGAATGGAAAGTCAAAAAACATGGCCAGGAACGCCGCCGTATCTGGCGAAAGTTGCATCTGGCAGTTGACAGCAACACACATGAAATCATCTGTGCAGACCTGTCGCTGAACAATGTGACGGACTCAGAAGCCTTCCCGGGTCTTATCCGGCAGACTCACAGAAAAATCAGGGCAGCATCGGCAGACGGCGCTTACGACACCCGGCTCTGTCACGATGAACTGCGGCGTAAGAAAATCAGCGCGCTTATCCCGCCCCGAAAAGGCGCGGGTTACTGGCCCGGTGAATATGCAGACCGTAACCGTGCTGTTGCGAATCAGCGGCTGACCGGGAGTAATGCGCGGTGGAAATGGACAACAGATTATAACCGTCGCTCGATAGCGGAAACGGCGATGTACCGGGTAAAACAGCTGTTCGGAGGTTCACTGACACTGCGTGACTACGATGGTCAGGTTGCAGAGGCTATGGCCCTGGTACGAGCGCTGAACAAAATGACGAAAGCAGGTATGCCTGAAAGCGTGCGTATTGCCTGA